The following are encoded together in the Malaya genurostris strain Urasoe2022 chromosome 3, Malgen_1.1, whole genome shotgun sequence genome:
- the LOC131438648 gene encoding ubiquitin carboxyl-terminal hydrolase, translated as MTTWLPLESNPEVLNNYLGKLGVSPLWNIVDIYGVDDELLAFVPSPLKSLIFLFPCSDVYEEFRAKEDEELKAKNIEHPKKLFYTRQYVHNACGTIALVHAILNNPDIELEEGGVLKKYYDATKDKTPEERGKVLEHDAGFIESHESVANEGQTPAPDINIKVFHHFVAFVHFDGKLYELDGRKNFPVIHGETNPENLLQDAIAVCKKYIARDPNEVRFSLLGLVPTQ; from the exons ATGACTACCTGGTTACCATTGGAATCTAATCCGGAG GTATTGAACAATTATCTGGGAAAACTGGGTGTGTCGCCGTTGTGGAATATCGTAGACATCTACGGTGTGGATGACGAGCTCTTAGCATTCGTTCCTTCTCCGCTAAAATCGTTAATTTTTTTGTTCCCATGCTCTGATGTC taCGAGGAATTCCGTGCGAAAGAAGACGAAGAATTGAAAGCGAAAAACATCGAACATCCAAAAAAGTTATTTTACACTCGTCAATATGTGCATAATGCATGTGGAACTATTGCTCTAGTGCATGCTATACTGAACAATCCTGATATTGAGCTAGAGGAGGGTGGTGTGCTTAAGAAGTATTACGATGCTACTAAAGACAAAACTCCCGAAGAGCGAGGAAAGGTACTAGAGCATGATGCTGGGTTTATCGAATCACACGAAAGTGTTGCGAACGAAGGCCAAACACCGGCTCCTGATATTAACATTAAAGTTTTTCATCACTTCGTTGCATTTGTTCATTTTGATGGAAAACTATACGAATTAGATGGAAGGAAAAATTTTCCCGTCATTCACGGTGAAACCAATCCAGAGAATTTGTTGCAAGATGCTATCGCAGTATGCAAAAAGTACATTGCTCGTGATCCAAACGAAGTACGTTTTTCATTGTTGGGGTTAGTACCTACTCAATAA
- the LOC131438649 gene encoding uncharacterized protein LOC131438649, giving the protein MKIMIKLSAGYQCTATASLPAGLRFIGPRGSRLTTSRTMLSSREHPRLFTNNHSTDSHNRPRFSASLCAIRGGGPPGMLTTAPPSNNTASPTGTRRPIYTHPIQDTTLTNHPSADVPLECRPGPPRGRSGNRPGPNYKNTPHEMYTKL; this is encoded by the exons atgaaaattatgataaagTTGAGTGCAG GTTACCAATGCACGGCCACGGCCTCACTGCCCGCCGGTCTTCGTTTCATCGGACCTCGCGGCAGCCGCCTCACCACCAGCAGAACGATGTTATCGTCCCGCGAGCACCCGCGGCTCTTCACCAACAACCACAGCACTGACAGCCACAATCGCCCGAGATTCAGCGCATCACTGTGTGCCATCCGCGGGGGAGGACCCCCCGGGATGTTGACCACGGCACCACCCTCCAACAATACAGCCTCGCCAACCGGAACCCGGCGACCGATCTACACCCATCCGATACAGGACACCACCCTTACGAACCATCCGTCAGCTGATGTCCCACTGGAATGCCGACCAGGACCTCCCCGCGGCCGAAGCGGAAACCGACCAGGACCGAACTACAAGAATACCCCTCATGAAATGTATACAAAATTGTAA